One genomic segment of Amycolatopsis sp. Hca4 includes these proteins:
- a CDS encoding acyl-CoA dehydrogenase family protein — translation MPATHEVTNQVPPLVGHDVADDPALLAGLERAGAGWAAGELHELGRLAGTEQAQEWGRLVNENEPVLRTHDRYGHRIDEVEFHPYWHELMKVATAHGLHGTPWRDPREGAHAARAAKFYVWGQVEAGHSCPISMTYAAIPALRTNPELAARYEPLLAATEYDFGLREPSAKRGLLAGMSMTEKQGGSDVRANTTTAIPSVSSADGSYTLVGHKWFTSAPMCDVFLTLAQAPGGLSCFLLPRVLPDGSRNPIRLQRLKDKLGNRSNASSEIEYDHAVGWLVGEEGRGVRTIIEMVNNTRLDCTLGSASGMRLGAVRAVHHATHRRAFGKALVDQPLMANVLADLVLESEAATTVAMRLAAAGDRRDDEQEQAFRRLGLAVSKYWVCKRAPAHAAEALECFGGNGYVEESGMPRLYREAPLSSIWEGSGNVAALDALRAMGRQPESVAAFFAEVDQAAGGDTRLDDAVDRVRKELTDLEGIEYRARRLVEAMALVLQGSLLVRHGHPAVADAFCASRFGGDWGIAFGTLPAGVDTGAIIERAAAG, via the coding sequence ATGCCCGCCACGCATGAGGTCACCAACCAGGTCCCGCCGCTGGTGGGCCACGACGTCGCCGACGACCCGGCGCTGCTGGCCGGGCTGGAGCGGGCCGGTGCGGGCTGGGCGGCCGGTGAACTGCACGAGCTGGGCCGGCTGGCCGGCACCGAGCAGGCGCAGGAGTGGGGCCGGCTGGTCAACGAGAACGAGCCGGTGCTGCGCACGCACGACCGCTACGGCCACCGGATCGACGAGGTCGAGTTCCACCCGTACTGGCACGAGCTGATGAAGGTGGCGACCGCGCACGGCCTGCACGGCACGCCGTGGCGGGATCCGCGCGAAGGGGCGCACGCGGCGCGGGCGGCGAAGTTCTACGTCTGGGGCCAGGTCGAAGCCGGGCACAGCTGCCCGATCTCGATGACCTACGCGGCGATCCCGGCGCTGCGGACCAACCCGGAGCTGGCGGCGCGGTACGAGCCGCTGCTGGCGGCGACCGAGTACGACTTCGGGCTGCGGGAGCCCTCGGCCAAGCGCGGCCTGCTCGCGGGCATGTCGATGACGGAGAAGCAGGGCGGCTCGGACGTGCGGGCGAACACGACCACCGCGATCCCCTCGGTGTCGTCGGCGGACGGCAGCTACACCCTGGTCGGGCACAAGTGGTTCACCTCGGCGCCGATGTGCGACGTGTTCCTGACGCTGGCGCAGGCCCCGGGCGGGCTGTCGTGCTTCCTGCTCCCCCGCGTTCTGCCGGACGGCTCGCGCAACCCGATCCGGCTGCAGCGGCTGAAGGACAAGCTCGGCAACCGGTCGAACGCCTCGTCGGAGATCGAGTACGACCACGCGGTCGGCTGGCTGGTCGGCGAGGAGGGCCGCGGGGTCCGCACGATCATCGAGATGGTCAACAACACCCGGCTGGACTGCACGCTGGGCAGCGCGTCGGGCATGCGGCTGGGAGCGGTCCGGGCGGTGCACCACGCGACGCACCGGCGGGCGTTCGGCAAGGCGCTGGTGGACCAGCCGCTGATGGCGAACGTCCTGGCCGACCTGGTGCTGGAGTCCGAGGCGGCGACGACGGTCGCGATGCGGCTGGCCGCGGCGGGCGACCGGCGCGACGACGAGCAGGAGCAGGCGTTCCGCCGGCTGGGGCTGGCGGTGTCGAAGTACTGGGTGTGCAAGCGGGCCCCGGCGCACGCGGCCGAGGCACTGGAGTGCTTCGGCGGCAACGGGTACGTCGAAGAGTCGGGCATGCCGCGGCTCTACCGGGAGGCGCCGCTGTCGTCGATCTGGGAGGGCTCGGGCAACGTGGCGGCGCTGGACGCGTTGCGCGCGATGGGCCGCCAGCCGGAGTCGGTGGCGGCGTTCTTCGCCGAGGTGGACCAGGCGGCCGGCGGCGACACCCGGCTGGACGACGCGGTGGACCGCGTCCGCAAGGAGCTGACCGACCTCGAGGGCATCGAGTACCGCGCGCGGCGGCTGGTCGAGGCGATGGCGCTGGTGCTGCAGGGATCGCTGCTGGTCCGCCACGGCCACCCGGCGGTGGCGGACGCGTTCTGCGCGTCCCGGTTCGGCGGCGACTGGGGCATCGCGTTCGGCACGCTCCCGGCCGGTGTGGACACGGGAGCGATCATCGAGCGCGCCGCGGCCGGTTAA
- a CDS encoding pyridoxamine 5'-phosphate oxidase family protein has translation MPQHEITEVLDRPLSRELLARDLTRLAYVAKDGTPRSIPIAFTWNGTEIVMCTAKNSPKLPSLRANPAVALTIDTESHPPKILLIRGRVELDVVDGIPDEYLQLNGSYEMTPEQRVEWEREVRSLYDGMVRIVVTPTWAKLIDFETTLPSAVEELARRRAERAG, from the coding sequence ATGCCGCAGCACGAGATCACCGAGGTGCTCGACCGCCCGCTCAGCCGGGAGCTGCTGGCCCGCGACCTGACCCGGCTGGCCTACGTCGCCAAGGACGGCACCCCGCGCAGCATCCCGATCGCCTTCACCTGGAACGGCACGGAGATCGTCATGTGCACGGCGAAGAACTCCCCGAAGCTGCCGTCCCTGCGCGCCAACCCGGCGGTCGCCCTGACCATCGACACCGAGTCGCACCCGCCCAAGATCCTCCTCATCCGCGGCCGCGTGGAACTGGACGTCGTCGACGGCATCCCGGACGAGTACCTGCAGCTGAACGGCAGCTACGAGATGACCCCCGAGCAGCGGGTCGAGTGGGAACGCGAGGTCCGTTCCCTCTACGACGGCATGGTGCGGATCGTCGTCACCCCGACCTGGGCGAAGCTGATCGACTTCGAGACCACCCTGCCCAGCGCCGTCGAGGAGCTGGCCCGGCGGCGGGCCGAGCGGGCCGGTTAA
- a CDS encoding TetR/AcrR family transcriptional regulator, producing MPKPSDTKQRILDVARELFSSQGVQRTSLQDIADRLGITKPALYYHFPSRDDLVRSIVQPLLDDGEKFLLDQEARGDAPVRELIEGFFDFNYRHRADVVMLLAEMPTLADLGLIDRVLGWRTRLTALICGPDPTLAQQTRAILALGGLQDVCMQFPDVPVEDLRAAAVAGALDALGR from the coding sequence GTGCCGAAGCCTTCCGACACCAAGCAGCGCATCCTCGACGTCGCCCGCGAACTGTTCAGCAGCCAAGGCGTCCAGCGCACCAGCCTGCAGGACATCGCCGACCGGCTCGGCATCACCAAGCCCGCGCTCTACTACCACTTCCCCTCGCGCGACGACCTGGTCCGCAGCATCGTCCAGCCCCTGCTCGACGACGGCGAGAAGTTCCTCCTCGACCAGGAAGCCCGCGGCGACGCCCCGGTGCGCGAGCTGATCGAAGGCTTCTTCGACTTCAACTACCGCCACCGCGCCGACGTGGTGATGCTGCTGGCCGAGATGCCCACCCTGGCCGACCTGGGCCTGATCGACCGCGTCCTGGGCTGGCGCACCCGCCTCACCGCCCTGATCTGCGGCCCGGACCCGACGCTGGCGCAGCAGACCCGCGCCATCCTGGCCCTCGGCGGCCTGCAGGACGTCTGCATGCAGTTCCCGGACGTCCCGGTCGAGGACCTGCGCGCCGCCGCGGTCGCCGGCGCGCTCGACGCCCTCGGCCGCTGA